A region of the Neomicrococcus lactis genome:
GGTGTGGTTCGTGATCTCTTCCAGAAGCTGAACGTTGTCATTGAGCTTCTGGCCGTGGCTTGGAACGATCTCTTCGATCTTCTTTTCCCAGCCACCGAATTGCGTTGGGAAGCAACGCTTCAACAGACCAATCATGATCGGTGCTGCAGTGGAAGCTCCCGGGGAAGCGCCCAACAGGCCAGCGATAGATCCGTCGGCGCTGGTCACAACTTCGGTACCGAACTGAAGGATGCCGCCCTTGGCAGGATCCTTCTTGATGACCTGAACGCGCTGGCCAGCGGTGATGAGCTCCCACTGATCTCCGATGGCTTCTGGGTAGTAATCCTTGAGCGAATCGTCCTTCTTGCCGCGAGTCTTCAAGACTTCACTGACGAGGTAGGAGACCAAGCTCAAGTTGTCCTTGGCCACGTTGAGCATCGGGAACAAGTTGTGCGTGCGGATCGACAGCGGCAAGTCCATGATGGAGCCGGTCTTGAGGAAGTTCGTAGAGAATCCGGCGTATGGGCCGAACATGAGCGAACGCTTGCCATCCACAAAACGGGTGTCAAGGTGAGGAACGGACATTGGTGGAGCACCCACGGAAGCCTGGCCGTAGACCTTGGCATGGTGGCGTGCAATCACATTCTCGTCCGTGCAACGCAAGAACTGACCGGAGACTGGGAAACCGCCGAAGCCCTTTGCCTCGGAAATGCCCGAGTTCTGCAGCAAGTGGAGTGCTCCTCCGCCGGCACCGACGAAGACGAACTTGGCGTTGACCGTGAAGTCCTGCTTGGTGGCGCGGTTCTTGACGCCAACGGTCCAGCCCGTGCCGGAGCGCTCGAGCCTCGTGACGCGGTGGCCGAAGTGAAGATCAGCACCAGTGGTGCCCAAGTATGCGGTGAGCTGACGGGTCAGCGAACCGAAGTCCACGTCCGTGCCGCCTTCAACGCGAGATGCAGCAACGCGTCCGGCGCCGCGACCCTCGGCGACGAGTGGGGTCCACTCGCCAATCTTTGCGAGGTCTTCGCTGTACTCCATGGTGGAGAACAGTGGCTGCGCGCTCAAAGACTCGTAGCGCGTGCGCAAGTAGTTCGCGTGATCATCGCCCAGCACAAAGCTCATGTGCGGCAGTGCGTTGATGAAAGTCTTAGGGCTTCCCACGAGTCCTTGCTGGACCATGTGGGCGTAGAACTGACGAGAAATGTGGAACTGCTCGTTGATGCTCAGGGCCTTGGCAGGATCAACCTTGCCGTCTGCACCCATTGGCGAGTAGTTCAATTCGCAGAGGGCCGCGTGTCCCGTACCAGCGTTGTTCCAGGGGTCAGAGGACTCGAGACCCGCCTGGTCCAAGTTCTCGAACAGACCGATGCTCCAAGTGGGCTCGAGCTGCTTGATGAACGTTCCCAAGGTGGCGCTCATGATGCCAGCGCCGACCAATACGATGTCGTAATTTTTTGCAGGTGCTTGTGAGGACAAAATTCGTCTCCCTTTTATCTCTATTGGGCTAAGGCTATCGCGCCGCGTTGTCTCTCATATAATCCCGGGCGTTTGTGAGCAGACGGTGAGCGCGCATGAAACGGTCAGTGGGTCACGGGCTCGTAGGAGTCACCTCAACGCGTGTGAACGGTTCATCGAGGATGGGACTAACGGGGTATCGCACAACATCGTTGTTGAGCGCCAAAGCGGAAATGGGGTACAGCAGGGGATAAGCGGGCAGGTCAACGGCGAGAGTCTCGACGATGCGCGAATAGGTTGCAACGCGATCAGGGCCGTTTGCTAGCGAGCGGGCGTCTCGAATGAGAGTCTGAACCGAAGGCGAGGTATAGCCGAATTCGGGGGAGGACTGCCCAAAAAGAGAGGAGAGGAAATAATCCGGATCCCGGAACTCACCGGTCAATCCCAGGAGATGAAAACCGGGATTCTTTCCCGAGGTGACGCTCAGGACGTAGTCGCTTTGCCAGTCCAGCGGAACCGGCTTGATATTGAAGCCTGCCGCGGTGAGCTGCTTGCTGATGGCCGCATAAATGCGCTCAGGCTGAGGCAAGTAAGCGCGCGCGGTGTTGGTCGGGTAGGTAAACGGGATGGCTTCGCCGCGATAGGAGCTCGTGCTCAAGAGCTCCGTGGCGCGATTGAGATCAAAGTTGTACTGCGTGGTGGGGTCGGGAATCGCCAAGCTCTGCGGCAAGAAGCTACGGGCTTCGTTGGTGCCACGAAGGAAGAACTGGCTGGCGAGGCTATTGACATCAATTGCGTAGGCCGCGGCCCGTCGAACCTGCTGATCCTGAAGAACCGGATTGAGCTGATTCATGCCCATGTACAGCACCGCGAAAGGATCGCGCTGCAACATTTGCCGTCCTTCTTGAACGATTGTCTTGAGCTCTTCAACCGTCACCAGGTCGTAGCCGTGCACTTCGCCACGCTGCAGCGCATTAAAACGTGCGTGGGCCTGCCGGAATACTTTCACGGTGGCTTGGCCTACGGTCGGCTTGGTTCCCCAGTACGACGGCGCCGCGTTCAGGACAATTTCTTGTTCCGTTGCGGAGCCAATGCGGTACGGGCCAGATCCGTTAGGGAACTTGCTGTCCCAGGTTCCCGGCTCAATGATTCCGAATCCGGGATGCGTCAGAGCTTCGATCAGCAAAGTGAGTGGGCGACGTAGCGTCAGCTCAAATTCATGTTCGGACACAGCACGCGCGCCGGAGTAGAAGGAAGCGTTAGTTCCTTCGGGAGATGCTGTGGAAGAAGGAATTGCCGTCGAAGCGGTACTTGAGGATGCAGATGCACTCGGGGTTGCCGACTGATCGAATCTAGGGACTTGGTCTACAGGCAGCGTGGCGTGGTGATGGAACACCACCTCGAACGCTGTGCGGTTCGCAACGTTGGCAGCGGCCGGTGCTGCGGCCCAACGCTCGAAATTCTTCACCACAGCATCCGCGTTG
Encoded here:
- a CDS encoding malate:quinone oxidoreductase; translation: MSSQAPAKNYDIVLVGAGIMSATLGTFIKQLEPTWSIGLFENLDQAGLESSDPWNNAGTGHAALCELNYSPMGADGKVDPAKALSINEQFHISRQFYAHMVQQGLVGSPKTFINALPHMSFVLGDDHANYLRTRYESLSAQPLFSTMEYSEDLAKIGEWTPLVAEGRGAGRVAASRVEGGTDVDFGSLTRQLTAYLGTTGADLHFGHRVTRLERSGTGWTVGVKNRATKQDFTVNAKFVFVGAGGGALHLLQNSGISEAKGFGGFPVSGQFLRCTDENVIARHHAKVYGQASVGAPPMSVPHLDTRFVDGKRSLMFGPYAGFSTNFLKTGSIMDLPLSIRTHNLFPMLNVAKDNLSLVSYLVSEVLKTRGKKDDSLKDYYPEAIGDQWELITAGQRVQVIKKDPAKGGILQFGTEVVTSADGSIAGLLGASPGASTAAPIMIGLLKRCFPTQFGGWEKKIEEIVPSHGQKLNDNVQLLEEITNHTNKVLELA
- a CDS encoding ABC transporter substrate-binding protein produces the protein MLSWTALGLPALALTACTPSQSPVNSSSSTTAPSTTRFQFAVPSYPRSFDPSQALDVESFRISRQVFNNLVGVDPDTGAPKAELAESWTVSQDGLTYRFTLRRDVKFHSGAAFNADAVVKNFERWAAAPAAANVANRTAFEVVFHHHATLPVDQVPRFDQSATPSASASSSTASTAIPSSTASPEGTNASFYSGARAVSEHEFELTLRRPLTLLIEALTHPGFGIIEPGTWDSKFPNGSGPYRIGSATEQEIVLNAAPSYWGTKPTVGQATVKVFRQAHARFNALQRGEVHGYDLVTVEELKTIVQEGRQMLQRDPFAVLYMGMNQLNPVLQDQQVRRAAAYAIDVNSLASQFFLRGTNEARSFLPQSLAIPDPTTQYNFDLNRATELLSTSSYRGEAIPFTYPTNTARAYLPQPERIYAAISKQLTAAGFNIKPVPLDWQSDYVLSVTSGKNPGFHLLGLTGEFRDPDYFLSSLFGQSSPEFGYTSPSVQTLIRDARSLANGPDRVATYSRIVETLAVDLPAYPLLYPISALALNNDVVRYPVSPILDEPFTRVEVTPTSP